The following coding sequences lie in one Gouania willdenowi chromosome 5, fGouWil2.1, whole genome shotgun sequence genomic window:
- the LOC114463491 gene encoding aminoacylase-1-like, with the protein MLPDKDGPGAGGGYGSAQGEDPSVSLFREYLRLRTVHPEPDYNAALKFLDRIAEELKLPMRKIEVCPGRVVSIMTWEGMKPTLKSVLLNSHTDVVPVFQEHWKYDAFSAFKDAEGNIYARGSQDMKCVTIQYIQAIRRLKAAGQRLMRTVHLMFVPDEEVGGHKGMETFVKHPEFQQLNIGFALDEGLANPGEAFTVFYGERNPWWITVHCPGSPGHGSRFVENTAAEKLRQVINSFLDFREKEKHRLNTSECFTLGDVTTINMTMVKGGVAYNVIPAEMDVSFDLRIPPTVNLQDFERQIKQWCKEAGDDVTYEFAQKHMNQNITSTEDSDPWWGTFKAACQAMNMTLEKEIFPAATDSRFIRAVGIPAIGFSPMNRTPILLHDHNEYLNEQVFLRGISVYERLIPALTSVPAFVEDSLEKC; encoded by the exons atGCTGCCTGATAAAGATGGTCCTGGTGCTGGAGGTGGATACGGCTCAGCACAGGGAGAGGATCCCTCAGTCAGCTTGTTCAGAGAATACCTCCGACTGAGGACTGTCCACCCGGAACCGGACTACA atGCTGCTCTGAAGTTCCTGGACCGAATAGCAGAGGAGCTGAAGCTGCCAATGAGAAAGATTGAG GTTTGTCCAGGCAGAGTCGTGTCCATCATGACGTGGGAGGGGATGAAACCCACATTGAAATCTGTCCTTCTGAACTCCCACACAGACGTCGTCCCGGTTTTCCAG GAACATTGGAAATACGATGCTTTCAGTGCTTTCAAAGATGCAGAGGGCAACATTTATGCCCGGGGATCACAGGACATGAAATGTGTAACCATACA GTACATCCAGGCAATCAGGAGGTTGAAGGCAGCGGGACAGAGACTGATGCGTACAGTGCATTTAATGTTTGTTCCTG ACGAGGAGGTTGGAGGCCACAAAGGAATGGAAACGTTTGTGAAACATCCCGAGTTTCAGCAGTTGAATATTGGGTTTGCCCTCGATGAAG GTTTGGCGAATCCTGGTGAGgctttcactgtgttttatggagAGAGGAACCCCTGGT GGATTACTGTTCACTGCCCAGGAAGTCCAGGCCATGGGTCGAGGTTTGTGGAGAATACAGCTGCAGAAAAGCtg CGCCAAGTCATAAACTCCTTTCTGGACTTCAGAGAGAAGGAGAAGCACAG GCTTAACACGAGTGAGTGTTTCACACTTGGAGATGTTACCACAATAAATATGACCATGGTCAAAGGGGGTGTGGCTTACAACGTTATCCCAGCTGAAATGGATGTCAGTTTTGACCTGAGAATCCCTCCCACAGTGAACCTGCAG GATTTTGAGCGACAAATTAAGCAGTGGTGTAAAGAGGCAGGAGATGATGTCACCTATGAATTTGCTCAG AAACACATGAACCAGAACATCACATCCACTGAAGACAGTGATCCATGGTGGGGGACCTTCAAAGCTGCCTGCCAAGCCAT gaATATGACTTTGGAAAAGGAGATCTTCCCAGCTGCCACTGATAGCCGTTTTATTAGAGCA GTGGGCATCCCTGCAATCGGCTTCTCTCCAATGAACCGAACCCCGATCTTGCTCCACGACCACAATGAGTATCTGAACGAACaggtcttcctcagaggcatcagTGTTTATGAGAGGCTCATACCGGCTCTCACCAGCGTCCCTGCATTTGTTGAGGACTCTTTAGAAAAGTGCTAA
- the abhd14a gene encoding protein ABHD14A, whose amino-acid sequence MNFLRNRLVVLGLALLATLLLYLLLPALRQGSMEPSLEVQKMGRMGTPPPPLLSMNVTIGTGQLPGDPPLFFREALPLDGAGRQILPRLQVVLLHGQAYTSKTWEELGTMALLAANGYQALAMDLPGYGKSPDSETLKTDQSRVDLLSRFMESLGVRAAVLLSPSMSGHYSIPFLINSSTQLRGFVPIAPVGTRTLSQQQYQSIQTPTLIVYGALDTNLGAQSHKNLIQLPHHSVLKIEGARHACYMEKPREFHQGLIEFLSKLK is encoded by the exons ATGAATTTCCTGCGTAATCGCCTGGTTGTTCTGGGCTTGGCCTTGTTGGCCACGCTGCTGCTGTACTTGTTGCTGCCGGCCCTTCGGCAAGGCAGCATGGAACCGTCACTTGAGGTTCAGAAAATGGGCCGCATGggcactcctcctcctcctcttctatCTATGAATGTGACCATTGGTACTGGACAGCTACCCGGAGACCCTCCTCTGTTCTTTAGAGAAGCTCTGCCTCTTGACGGAGCCGGGCGGCAGATATTACCAAG GTTGCAGGTTGTCCTCCTTCATGGCCAAGCCTACACGTCCAAAACTTGGGAGGAACTTGGGACGATGGCCTTGCTGGCAGCTAATGGATATCAAGCCTTAGCCATGGACCTGCCAG GTTATGGAAAGTCGCCAGACTCAGAAACTCTGAAGACCGACCAGAGTCGTGTGGACCTGCTGTCGAGGTTCATGGAGTCTTTGGGCGTGAGGGCAGCTGTGCTTTTGAGTCCCTCCATGAGCGGCCATTACTCTATCCCCTTTCTGATTAACAGCAGCACCCAGCTGCGAGGCTTTGTTCCAATAGCACCCGTCGGCACCCGCACTTTATCTCAACAGCAATACCAAAGCATTCAG ACTCCCACTCTCATTGTATACGGGGCCCTGGACACAAACCTGGGTGCTCAGTCCCACAAGAACCTCATTCAACTGCCGCACCACTCTGTCCTGAAGATAGAAGGAGCTCGCCACGCCTGCTATATGGAGAAACCCAGAGAGTTTCACCAAGGACTCATTGAGTTCCTCAGCAAACTGAAGTGA